A genomic segment from Aegilops tauschii subsp. strangulata cultivar AL8/78 chromosome 1, Aet v6.0, whole genome shotgun sequence encodes:
- the LOC109766007 gene encoding disease resistance protein RGA4-like, whose product MEAAVVSALMTNIVAKLLVVLDKISEQLSGLAGDIKHMQSELSMIAGDMEDHLSQKAQPSDVQDAFITRMRDLAFDIEDCLDQFLPCGACDGEPMSIGDQVDFSKEIQKLKKQLEDAHQQKTNYGVKIGSQQQAAAGQLLFLADDDASAFEDHHHHVGIEKPKQELLELLDGESEKMIVISIVGFGGSGKTALAKAVYHCPQVRRKFLHRAWAVASKHKDDAKQGILRAIVQQLLPSVAPDEIRTKQAAQLQELLRERLGIARTRCLIVIDDIEKLLWEALKPIFCAVKSITLLVTTNVQSVANACSSGDGYVYNMRNLGKEESKTLLKNKVSFFRASSPDSEDGSDAIVRKCLGHPLALVSVANHLLDEKELTGQFCQDTCRRLGIHMDENKNDNFTKLRQVLMTNYSSLPAGSSLKTCLLYTSLFPDGRPVSRKTLTRRWLAEGYIEGRLQHSDLEVAEENLKKLTDRNIILPVDSSNNGKAKTCKPHGIMHHFMLHRSMSSNFIAKSFGAKNQSNYRHLVIENHTNGTASSNDHHGASSSHGHLNKICTHVKKNLDNTGSANKMRPRSITVFGSAGEAVHSNLTGCKLLRVLDLKDCNDFGDAHVDNIYKLLHLKYLTLGSSVSNLPVKMKKLHCLETLDLRKTKIETLPLEIISLPHLAHLFGKIKLKRVSAKNRKNFNLQTLAGVVVDSNSGFPELMVHMKKLTKVKIWCEITSTDSNHAMLSEAIHKFAQAGTDISVGPRSLSLHLNNSSKDLLHQGDSSNATSSTPGYLSSLKLQGGLSQFPQFVMSLRGLKELCLTYTNMTVADLLPGLRKLPRLVCLKLVEVGLADLDIKDKDLPSLQRLCIVVENPKFPTIKDGALPRLVSLQLLCEHLVGLCGVIKVEGFEALQEIALDSMVNQPTIQLWENEAKKHPKRPRVCLLKRVVVPAETSRPSVKYVALCQDDSNCYTDTCTIDHMEIDLEDPTLQHNS is encoded by the exons ATGGAGGCGGCGGTGGTGAGCGCTCTGATGACCAACATCGTGGCAAAGCTCTTGGTGGTGCTGGATAAGATATCCGAGCAGTTGAGTGGCCTCGCCGGTGATATCAAACACATGCAAAGTGAGCTGAGCATGATTGCCGGTGACATGGAGGATCATCTCTCGCAGAAGGCGCAGCCTAGCGACGTCCAGGACGCATTCATCACCCGGATGCGTGATCTGGCATTTGACATTGAAGATTGCCTAGACCAGTTCCTCCCTTGTGGTGCCTGCGACGGAGAACCGATGTCAATCGGCGATCAAGTGGACTTCTCCAAGGAGATTCAGAAGCTGAAGAAGCAGTTGGAGGACGCACATCAGCAGAAAACCAATTACGGTGTCAAGATCGGAAGCCAGCAGCAAGCCGCCGCCGGCCAATTATTGTTCCTAGCTGATGATGATGCGAGCGCATTCGAGGACCATCATCATCATGTTGGCATCGAGAAACCCAAGCAGGAGCTTCTGGAATTGCTAGATGGCGAGAGCGAGAAGATGATAGTGATATCCATCGTCGGGTTTGGCGGCTCGGGGAAGACGGCACTCGCGAAGGCAGTGTATCACTGCCCTCAAGTTCGCCGGAAATTCCTTCACCGTGCCTGGGCTGTGGCTTCCAAGCACAAAGACGACGCCAAGCAGGGGATCTTGAGGGCGATAGTGCAACAGCTTCTTCCAAGCGTAGCACCAGACGAGATACGAACAAAACAAGCCGCCCAGCTTCAGGAACTTCTCAGAGAGCGTCTTGGAATCGCAAGAACCAG GTGTTTAATTGTAATTGATGACATCGAGAAGCTTCTGTGGGAGGCACTAAAGCCCATCTTTTGTGCAGTGAAGTCGATCACACTTCTAGTGACCACCAACGTGCAGTCAGTAGCAAATGCATGCAGCTCGGGTGACGGTTATGTTTACAATATGAGAAATCTTGGCAAAGAAGAATCCAAGACATTGCTGAAGAATAAAGTTTCATTCTTCCGGGCATCTTCACCTGACTCGGAGGATGGTTCAGATGCCATCGTTCGCAAATgcttaggccatccacttgctCTCGTCAGTGTGGCCAACCATTTGCTAGACGAGAAGGAGCTCACAGGACAGTTCTGCCAAGATACTTGCAGGCGCCTAGGTATTCATATGGACGAGAACAAGAACGACAACTTCACAAAGCTCCGACAAGTTCTTATGACCAATTACAGTAGTCTACCAGCAGGCAGTTCTCTCAAGACATGTTTGCTGTACACAAGTTTATTCCCAGATGGTCGTCCCGTCAGCAGGAAGACCCTTACAAGGCGATGGTTGGCTGAAGGATACATAGAGGGTCGGCTGCAACACAGTGACCTGGAGGTCGCCGAAGAAAACTTGAAGAAACTTACTGACCGGAATATCATTCTGCCTGTTGATTCAAGCAACAATGGAAAAGCCAAGACATGCAAACCTCACGGCATCATGCACCATTTCATGCTGCACAGGTCCATGTCTTCAAATTTCATTGCTAAATCTTTTGGTGCCAAGAACCAAAGTAATTATCGTCATCTCGTCATCGAGAACCATACAAATGGCACAGCTTCCAGCAATGATCATCATGGTGCTTCAAGTAGCCACGGCCACCTGAACAAAATTTGTACCCATGTGAAGAAAAATCTGGACAATACAGGATCAGCCAATAAGATGCGGCCCCGGTCAATAACAGTCTTTGGGAGCGCAGGAGAAGCTGTTCATTCGAATCTGACCGGCTGCAAGTTGCTGAGGGTGTTGGATCTAAAAGATTGCAATGATTTCGGGGACGCACATGTAGACAACATATACAAGCTGTTGCACCTCAAATATCTGACCCTTGGAAGCTCTGTGAGCAATCTCCCAGTTAAAATGAAGAAGCTACATTGTTTAGAGACACTCGACTTGAGGAAGACGAAGATAGAAACACTTCCCCTGGAAATCATCAGTCTGCCCCACTTGGCACACCTTTTTGGGAAGATTAAACTGAAGAGGGTAAGTGCCAAGAATCGTAAGAACTTCAACTTGCAGACTCTAGCAGGAGTTGTTGTAGACAGCAACTCTGGATTCCCGGAACTGATGGTTCATATGAAAAAACTGACAAAGGTCAAGATATGGTGCGAGATCACTAGCACAGATAGCAATCACGCCATGCTCTCAGAGGCCATTCACAAGTTTGCTCAGGCTGGCACAGATATTTCAGTAGGCCCCCGTTCTCTATCGCTCCATCTGAATaattcttccaaagatttgcttcATCAAGGCGACAGCAGCAATGCAACATCAAGCACGCCTGGTTATCTCAGCTCACTGAAACTGCAAGGTGGCCTGAGTCAGTTCCCCCAGTTTGTCATGTCCCTCCGTGGTCTGAAAGAGTTGTGCCTGACATATACTAATATGACGGTGGCCGATCTTCTACCAGGTCTGCGTAAGCTACCGCGCTTGGTTTGTCTGAAACTGGTGGAGGTCGGTCTCGCTGATTTGGACATAAAAGATAAGGATTTGCCAAGCCTGCAACGCCTATGCATTGTGGTGGAAAACCCCAAATTCCCCACAATTAAAGATGGAGCTTTGCCGCGTCTTGTTTCACTCCAGTTGCTTTGTGAACATCTAGTGGGTCTTTGTGGTGTCATAAAAGTGGAAGGGTTTGAAGCTCTTCAGGAAATCGCTCTCGATTCTATGGTCAATCAACCAACCATACAGCTGTGGGAAAATGAAGCGAAGAAGCACCCCAAGAGGCCAAGGGTTTGTTTGCTCAAAAGGGTCGTTGTTCCAGCCGAAACTAGTAGGCCTTCAGTGAAATATGTTGCCTTGTGCCAAGACGACAGCAATTGCTACACCGACACCTGCACTATCGATCACATGGAAATTGACCTCGAGGACCCTACTCTGCAGCATAATTCCTAA